From a region of the Agromyces ramosus genome:
- a CDS encoding SDR family NAD(P)-dependent oxidoreductase: protein MPHSDGRLHDRVAFVTGAGRNIGRAIALACAAEGARVAVADVDHDGAEGVAREISDLGGRAIALTGDAGDFADVDRMFADTEEHLGTVDLLVNNAYARLGATNWASFLTVDPADWSQFVTRNTDMFFGCTQRAARALAIEERPGAVVNISSNGSDRAHRNHIAYDSVKGAMDAFTRATAVDLAPWGIRVNGIRPGNIAISNEPAEVWPDGRRAHQGSQIPMGRPGSPDEIAAGVVFLGSDDASYVTGQTFNIDGGLLTQGRSPQVEFVTVYTPENIGPFSRRLRG from the coding sequence ATGCCACACAGCGACGGCCGACTGCACGATCGGGTCGCATTCGTCACGGGGGCCGGCCGCAACATCGGCCGTGCCATCGCCCTCGCCTGCGCCGCCGAGGGCGCGCGGGTCGCCGTCGCCGATGTCGACCACGACGGTGCCGAAGGCGTCGCGCGCGAGATCAGCGACCTCGGCGGCCGGGCCATCGCCCTCACCGGTGACGCGGGCGACTTCGCCGACGTCGATCGCATGTTCGCCGACACGGAAGAGCACCTCGGCACCGTCGACCTCCTGGTGAACAACGCCTATGCGCGGCTCGGCGCCACGAACTGGGCGTCGTTCCTGACCGTCGACCCCGCCGACTGGTCGCAGTTCGTGACCCGCAACACCGACATGTTCTTCGGCTGCACGCAGCGCGCCGCCCGCGCCCTGGCCATCGAGGAGCGACCGGGCGCCGTCGTGAACATCAGCTCGAACGGCTCCGACCGCGCACACCGCAACCACATCGCGTACGACTCCGTGAAGGGGGCGATGGACGCGTTCACGCGTGCCACCGCGGTCGACCTCGCGCCCTGGGGCATCCGGGTGAACGGCATCCGGCCCGGCAACATCGCGATCTCGAACGAGCCGGCGGAGGTGTGGCCCGATGGCCGGCGTGCACATCAGGGATCCCAGATCCCGATGGGCCGCCCAGGCTCGCCCGACGAGATCGCCGCAGGCGTGGTCTTCCTCGGATCCGACGACGCCTCGTACGTGACCGGCCAGACCTTCAACATCGACGGCGGCCTGCTCACCCAGGGCCGTTCGCCGCAGGTCGAGTTCGTGACCGTGTACACCCCCGAGAACATCGGGCCGTTCTCGCGCCGGTTGCGCGGATGA
- a CDS encoding sugar phosphate isomerase/epimerase family protein yields the protein MSAHPRLSLNQATIKYAPFHEALRLTVAGGYESIGLWREPVAAVGLDEAARRLADSGLRVSSLCRGGFFTLPEGAERRAAIDENRRAIDETAALAAAGAPGSAAVLVLVAGGIPAGSTDLAGARARVADALAELAPDAASAGVTLAIEPLHPMYASDRAVVSTLEQALDLAEPFDAAAVGVVVDTFHIWWDPEAFAQIARAGASGRIASYQVCDWATPLPADVLLARHYPGDGVIDFAAFTEAVEAAGYTGDIEVEIFNQGIWDAPWPEVVERTAASFDRVVAPHLAASVTA from the coding sequence ATGAGCGCCCACCCGCGCCTGTCGCTGAACCAGGCGACGATCAAGTACGCCCCGTTCCACGAGGCGTTGCGGCTCACCGTGGCCGGCGGCTACGAGTCGATCGGCCTCTGGCGTGAGCCCGTCGCCGCGGTCGGCCTCGACGAGGCGGCGCGACGACTCGCCGACTCGGGCCTGCGCGTCTCGAGCCTCTGCCGTGGCGGCTTCTTCACGTTGCCCGAGGGCGCCGAGCGCCGTGCCGCGATCGACGAGAACCGCCGGGCGATCGACGAGACCGCCGCCCTCGCCGCGGCCGGGGCGCCGGGTTCGGCGGCGGTGCTCGTGCTCGTCGCCGGCGGCATCCCCGCCGGATCCACCGACCTCGCGGGCGCCCGCGCACGGGTTGCCGACGCCCTCGCCGAGCTCGCGCCCGACGCGGCATCCGCCGGGGTCACCCTCGCGATCGAGCCGCTGCACCCGATGTACGCGTCCGACCGCGCCGTCGTCTCGACGCTGGAGCAGGCGCTCGACCTCGCCGAACCGTTCGACGCGGCCGCGGTCGGCGTCGTCGTCGACACGTTCCACATCTGGTGGGATCCCGAGGCGTTCGCGCAGATCGCCCGCGCCGGGGCATCCGGCCGCATCGCGAGCTACCAGGTGTGCGACTGGGCCACCCCGCTGCCCGCCGACGTGCTGCTCGCCCGGCACTACCCGGGCGACGGCGTCATCGACTTCGCCGCGTTCACCGAGGCCGTCGAAGCGGCCGGATACACGGGCGACATCGAGGTCGAGATCTTCAATCAGGGCATCTGGGATGCCCCGTGGCCCGAGGTCGTCGAGCGCACCGCCGCCTCGTTCGACCGGGTGGTCGCGCCGCACCTTGCGGCATCCGTCACCGCATAG
- a CDS encoding dihydrodipicolinate synthase family protein, giving the protein MTTLTLIDADGGLTAVPLAEAPAHTKPRHPLTSRVAYAAAHVVPKPFADNTPGAPAEIDWDATLAFRHHVWSWGLGVADAMDTAQRNMGLDTAATRELISRSAAEAASVGGALVVGVNTDHIADEVISLEQVIDAYKEQLHLTEDAGAGVVLMASRHLARAARTPDDYRRVYREVLAAAGRPVVLHWLGTAFDPSLAGYFGSADTDAAAATLLQIIEYNRDKVSGVKMSLLDAGAEVAVREQLPESARMFTGDDFHYVGLIEGDERGHSDALLGAFAALAPSASAAIQALDRGDVAAYRDILGPTEALSQQVFAAPTYYYKTGVAFLSWLNGHQAAFQMVGGLHAARSLPHLSEIVRRANASGALERPELAAARWHSMLAVNGIDFATAKPVEESAEKSAEKSAEAEATDAAESVGLLA; this is encoded by the coding sequence ATGACCACCCTGACCCTCATCGACGCGGACGGCGGCCTCACCGCCGTGCCGCTCGCGGAGGCGCCGGCGCACACGAAGCCGCGGCATCCGCTGACCAGTCGCGTCGCCTATGCGGCAGCGCACGTCGTGCCGAAGCCGTTCGCCGACAACACGCCGGGGGCGCCGGCCGAGATCGACTGGGATGCCACGCTCGCGTTCCGCCACCACGTGTGGTCGTGGGGTCTCGGCGTCGCCGACGCCATGGACACCGCGCAGCGCAACATGGGCCTCGACACCGCCGCCACGCGCGAGCTGATCTCCCGCAGCGCCGCCGAAGCGGCATCCGTGGGCGGCGCGCTCGTGGTCGGCGTCAACACCGATCACATCGCCGACGAGGTCATCTCGCTCGAGCAGGTCATCGACGCCTACAAGGAGCAACTGCACCTCACCGAAGACGCGGGCGCGGGCGTCGTGCTCATGGCGAGCCGCCACCTGGCGCGCGCGGCACGCACCCCCGACGACTACCGCCGCGTCTACCGCGAGGTGCTCGCGGCGGCAGGTCGGCCGGTCGTGCTGCACTGGCTCGGCACCGCCTTCGACCCGAGCCTCGCGGGCTACTTCGGATCGGCCGACACGGATGCCGCAGCGGCGACGCTGCTCCAGATCATCGAGTACAACCGCGACAAGGTCTCGGGCGTGAAGATGAGCCTCCTCGACGCCGGCGCCGAGGTGGCGGTGCGCGAGCAGCTCCCCGAGTCGGCGCGCATGTTCACGGGCGACGACTTCCACTACGTGGGTCTCATCGAAGGCGATGAGCGCGGGCACTCCGATGCGCTCCTCGGCGCCTTCGCGGCGCTCGCCCCGAGCGCCTCCGCGGCCATCCAGGCGCTCGACCGCGGAGACGTCGCGGCGTACCGCGACATCCTCGGCCCGACTGAAGCGCTCTCGCAGCAGGTGTTCGCCGCCCCGACGTACTACTACAAGACCGGAGTCGCGTTCCTCTCGTGGCTCAATGGCCACCAGGCCGCGTTCCAGATGGTCGGCGGCCTGCATGCCGCTCGCAGCCTCCCCCACCTCTCTGAGATCGTGCGCCGCGCGAACGCCTCGGGTGCGCTCGAGCGTCCCGAGCTCGCGGCGGCCCGATGGCATTCGATGCTCGCGGTGAACGGCATCGACTTCGCGACCGCGAAGCCGGTCGAGGAATCGGCTGAGAAGTCGGCTGAGAAGTCGGCTGAGGCCGAGGCGACGGATGCCGCCGAGAGCGTCGGGCTCCTCGCATGA
- a CDS encoding Gfo/Idh/MocA family protein, translating to MNGVSGRMGYRQHLVRSILAIREQGGVELSDGTRVQLEPILVGRNEAKLAELAEKHGLEHYTTNLDEALADDRWQIYADFLVTKARAKAIRKAIAAGKAIYTEKPTAESFEEALELARLAKEAGVKNGVVHDKLYLPGFQKLKRLIDSGFFGRILSVRGEFGYWVFEGDWQPAQRPSWNYRAEDGGGIIVDMFPHWNYVLENLFGRVESVYAKASTHIPSRVDERGDEYVATADDAAYAIFELEGGIVAQLNSSWTVRVNRDELVEFQVDGTHGSAVVGLFGCKIQPRNATPKPVWNPDLADSHDYDADWLEVPTNDVFENGFKTQWEEFIRHVVEDAPNPYDFLAGARGVLLAERGLASSRDGRRIELPEVTLGSTDAAASVADAEVGASELTGAR from the coding sequence ATGAACGGCGTCTCCGGACGCATGGGCTACCGGCAGCACCTCGTGCGCTCGATCCTCGCGATCCGCGAGCAGGGCGGTGTCGAGCTCTCCGACGGCACTCGGGTGCAGCTCGAGCCGATCCTCGTCGGGCGCAACGAGGCGAAACTCGCCGAACTCGCCGAGAAGCACGGCCTCGAGCACTACACCACGAACCTCGACGAGGCGCTCGCCGACGACCGCTGGCAGATCTACGCCGACTTCCTCGTCACGAAGGCCCGTGCCAAGGCGATCCGCAAGGCCATCGCGGCAGGCAAGGCGATCTACACCGAGAAGCCCACCGCCGAGAGCTTCGAAGAGGCGCTCGAACTCGCGCGCCTCGCGAAGGAGGCCGGAGTGAAGAACGGCGTCGTGCACGACAAGCTCTACCTCCCGGGCTTCCAGAAGCTCAAGCGCCTCATCGACTCCGGCTTCTTCGGGCGTATCCTCTCGGTGCGCGGCGAGTTCGGCTACTGGGTGTTCGAGGGCGACTGGCAGCCTGCGCAACGGCCGAGCTGGAACTACCGCGCCGAAGACGGCGGCGGCATCATCGTCGACATGTTCCCCCACTGGAACTACGTGCTCGAGAACCTCTTCGGCCGCGTCGAGTCGGTTTACGCAAAGGCCTCGACCCACATCCCGAGCCGGGTCGACGAGCGCGGCGACGAGTACGTCGCCACCGCCGACGACGCCGCCTACGCGATCTTCGAGCTCGAGGGCGGCATCGTCGCGCAGCTCAACTCGAGCTGGACGGTGCGGGTGAACCGCGACGAGCTCGTCGAGTTCCAGGTCGACGGCACGCACGGCTCCGCCGTGGTCGGTCTCTTCGGCTGCAAGATCCAGCCCCGCAACGCCACGCCGAAGCCGGTCTGGAACCCCGACCTCGCCGACAGCCACGACTACGACGCCGACTGGCTCGAGGTGCCGACGAACGACGTCTTCGAGAACGGCTTCAAGACGCAGTGGGAGGAGTTCATCCGGCACGTCGTCGAAGACGCCCCGAACCCCTACGACTTCCTCGCGGGCGCACGCGGCGTCCTCCTCGCCGAGCGGGGTCTCGCCTCGAGTCGCGACGGCCGCCGCATCGAGCTGCCCGAGGTCACGCTCGGGTCGACGGATGCCGCGGCATCCGTCGCCGACGCCGAGGTCGGGGCGTCCGAGCTCACCGGGGCACGCTGA
- a CDS encoding aldehyde dehydrogenase (NADP(+)): protein MTSENQTMTMIMSLDARGATEPRAVAPQTDIVGVDDAVVRAEAASRVLAASSRADRARLLRALASALEARGAEIIAAADRETALGVPRLTGELARTSFQLRHFAEVVEDGHYLAATIDHADPDASPAPRPDLRRMLVPIGPVAVFSASNFPLAFSVAGGDTASAIAAGNAVVVKAHSGHPLTSMLTARALRAGAAEAGFPDDVVTVVFGTRAGVDLITHPLVAAGAFTGSTAGGRALFDLAAARPVPIPFYGELGSINALVVTDAALAERSAEIAAGLAASFTLGAGQFCTKPGLVLVPAGAAGDALAESVREAASQVEPAPMLNSRVRDGWSASIATLTASPHATTLLHGDEPGALAAGVVLVSMEARDVIAAGADALAFEECFGPSTLLVRYTTTAELDEVVRLVPGSLTGTVHGGSEEEHGASVAAHAYRALAERCGRVLWNQFPTGVSVTWAMQHGGPYPATTAAGSTSVGASAILRFLRPVAFQNAPDLLLPAELRDDNPTGVPRRVDGRLDPTPEEL, encoded by the coding sequence ATGACCTCGGAGAACCAGACGATGACGATGATCATGAGCCTCGATGCCCGCGGTGCGACCGAGCCCCGAGCCGTCGCACCGCAGACCGACATCGTCGGCGTCGACGACGCGGTCGTCCGTGCCGAGGCCGCATCGCGGGTGCTCGCCGCGAGCTCACGTGCCGACCGTGCGCGGCTCCTTCGCGCACTGGCCTCGGCGCTCGAAGCGCGCGGCGCCGAGATCATCGCGGCCGCCGACCGCGAGACCGCGCTCGGGGTGCCGCGCCTCACCGGCGAGCTCGCGCGCACGAGCTTCCAGCTCCGGCACTTCGCCGAGGTCGTCGAAGACGGGCACTACCTCGCGGCGACGATCGACCACGCAGATCCGGATGCCTCACCCGCGCCTCGCCCCGACCTGCGTCGCATGCTCGTGCCGATCGGGCCCGTGGCGGTGTTCAGCGCGAGCAACTTCCCGCTCGCCTTCAGCGTGGCCGGGGGCGACACCGCGAGCGCGATCGCCGCAGGCAATGCGGTCGTGGTGAAGGCGCATTCGGGGCATCCGCTCACCTCGATGCTCACGGCCCGCGCACTCCGCGCGGGCGCCGCCGAGGCCGGATTCCCTGATGACGTCGTCACGGTCGTGTTCGGCACGCGGGCCGGGGTCGACCTCATCACCCACCCGCTCGTCGCGGCCGGCGCCTTCACCGGCTCGACCGCAGGCGGCCGCGCCCTCTTCGACCTCGCGGCGGCACGGCCCGTTCCCATCCCGTTCTACGGCGAGCTCGGCAGCATCAATGCACTGGTCGTGACGGATGCCGCACTCGCCGAGCGCTCGGCGGAGATCGCCGCGGGCCTCGCCGCCTCGTTCACCCTCGGCGCCGGCCAGTTCTGCACCAAGCCCGGACTGGTGCTGGTTCCTGCCGGAGCGGCCGGGGATGCGCTCGCCGAGTCGGTCCGCGAAGCGGCGTCCCAGGTCGAGCCCGCGCCCATGCTGAACTCGCGAGTCCGCGACGGATGGTCGGCGTCGATCGCCACGCTCACCGCCTCGCCGCACGCGACCACGCTGCTCCACGGCGACGAGCCCGGCGCGCTCGCGGCCGGCGTCGTGCTCGTCTCGATGGAGGCCCGCGACGTCATCGCCGCCGGTGCCGACGCGCTCGCCTTCGAGGAGTGCTTCGGCCCGTCGACGCTGCTCGTCCGCTACACCACCACGGCGGAGCTCGACGAGGTCGTGCGGCTCGTGCCGGGCTCGCTCACCGGCACCGTGCACGGTGGCAGCGAGGAGGAGCACGGGGCATCCGTCGCCGCCCACGCCTACCGCGCGCTCGCCGAGCGCTGCGGGCGCGTGCTGTGGAACCAGTTCCCGACCGGCGTGTCAGTCACGTGGGCGATGCAGCACGGCGGCCCGTACCCGGCGACCACGGCGGCCGGTTCGACCTCGGTCGGGGCATCCGCCATTCTCCGCTTCCTCCGGCCGGTGGCGTTCCAGAACGCCCCCGACCTGTTGCTGCCCGCCGAACTGCGCGACGACAACCCGACGGGCGTGCCGCGCCGCGTCGACGGCCGACTCGACCCGACCCCCGAGGAACTGTGA
- a CDS encoding metallophosphoesterase has translation MVAAAVLVAGMTAPAASAAQLPMPKPKPAPTAQASAPTLTPEDGAWLEGTVTVAADATTAGDSVASLVIDGQPIGASTTPGVSHLRFDIGSNSAALSFHNWIVVNGQRIDQDRTWVSERVDLEVPNDWLVTGENIVEIFAGTANAACGVNYDDFVVNDVSLELVGEVADGEDNPFSFSFGDGDCGSQAGDIVHAELSFFVLGDPMGSTGLAAEVDTTTLANGPHSIVATTAAGGTVSHAVSVNNAPVGAPLVAPVDGTLVRGIHTVSASQPAGADGGVSTLTVDGAAPPAAASLGTGSSTFSFDVGSNSIEHRYQNHLLVNGHKVDLLGDHVSTRVDVPVPNRYLVAGVNVVTIVAGDISSTCGANLDDFTISNLALTIDAGTAAGDGVAPSYVMGDGNCGSSTTALPTAETRWTIDAPAVAVLPTLGSGEATLSFDVGSNSIDSSFVNLLFVNGVRYVLGGDFVSERANVVIPNEWLLPGWNTIDVVTGTQPNACNRDDFVISNVSLTPASGTASGQRLKSTYAMGDGTCGSNINSFREIDLHFVVEGATAQGLRAELDTTAIADGAHVLAAASTTGETATRQLLTDNTAPAISASTPGAGATIDSSVALDVQLDDASGLMGTPELTLDGEPVTLGSLVGPGLGAGDHTIAVTATDALGNQATREVVFASAGIPGVPADLAPESGATDVSGTVTLEATVGEPDGGDVAATFTRAEILTPNQGWQGSSTEVPTSLTVPGEAKVGDTKALAPGDGVTLDSPASREVAYQRFDVQVKGQVAEPVLRWEGVIDPTRVVSLRAWNLQTAAWDVLASSRGALDGNTVLTAIVDARYLDRQQVHVMVTGEDPFADELDAGVEGFADPSSYDFSIAHFTDTQYLSEGAVEQETEAERAIWERAYGETTRWIAENAGERKIEYVAHTGDIIENNIRTPADEAMMQQVIGEFEVSSRQQQVLDDAGVTNQVIAGNHDNRSGSENGAGAMYNQYFGPDRYAAADDLWIDAEYGGPWREGDNQNNYTLFSAGGLEFVSVGLSYGVTREEAEWANSIYQRYADRNGILLSHDYLAASPQRDGRNSGFAAPDGSMLYKTVVEANPNVFLILAGHVHGVGTNVKPEVGQVGHGVVELLADYQAYTVTAEELGLTEIGGYQPTDRLRFGASYLRLLQFDVDRAEMIVDTYSPFLDDFGAGEYDPALRYDPQADNMVLPVDITSRTTSFHTDSLALFNPVAVIGETTAASGGVASVEWRGLKPATAYAWFVVARSTGGGATPSLPSVFVTTDERGEKGRLAPELAPYATPTPSPSPTPSPSPTPTPSPTPTAPATGAPTAPEPTEVAPGE, from the coding sequence GTGGTCGCCGCAGCAGTACTCGTGGCGGGCATGACCGCGCCCGCGGCATCCGCTGCCCAACTGCCGATGCCGAAGCCGAAGCCGGCGCCGACCGCGCAGGCGAGCGCGCCGACCCTCACGCCCGAGGACGGCGCGTGGCTCGAGGGAACCGTGACGGTCGCCGCCGACGCGACCACCGCGGGCGACTCCGTTGCGAGCCTCGTGATCGACGGGCAGCCGATCGGCGCGTCGACGACCCCGGGCGTCTCGCACCTGCGCTTCGACATCGGCAGCAACTCCGCCGCGCTCTCGTTCCACAACTGGATCGTCGTCAACGGCCAGCGCATCGACCAGGACCGTACGTGGGTCTCGGAGCGGGTCGACCTCGAGGTGCCGAACGACTGGCTCGTCACCGGTGAGAACATCGTCGAGATCTTCGCGGGCACTGCGAACGCCGCGTGCGGCGTCAACTACGACGACTTCGTGGTCAACGACGTGAGCCTCGAGCTGGTCGGCGAGGTCGCCGACGGCGAGGACAACCCCTTCAGCTTCAGCTTCGGCGACGGCGACTGCGGCAGCCAGGCCGGCGACATCGTGCACGCGGAGCTCTCGTTCTTCGTGCTCGGCGACCCGATGGGCTCCACGGGCCTCGCGGCGGAGGTCGACACGACCACGCTCGCGAACGGCCCGCACTCGATCGTCGCGACGACCGCCGCCGGCGGCACCGTCTCGCACGCCGTCTCGGTCAACAACGCGCCCGTGGGTGCGCCGCTCGTCGCACCCGTCGACGGCACGCTCGTTCGCGGCATCCACACCGTCTCGGCGTCGCAGCCCGCTGGCGCCGACGGCGGCGTCTCCACGCTCACCGTCGACGGCGCCGCGCCGCCGGCAGCCGCCAGCCTCGGCACCGGCTCCTCGACGTTCAGCTTCGACGTCGGCAGCAACTCGATCGAGCACCGCTACCAGAACCACCTGCTCGTGAACGGCCACAAGGTCGACCTCCTCGGCGACCACGTGAGCACGCGAGTGGATGTCCCGGTGCCGAACCGCTACCTGGTGGCGGGCGTCAACGTCGTCACGATCGTCGCGGGCGACATCAGCTCGACGTGCGGCGCGAACCTCGACGACTTCACGATCTCCAACCTCGCGCTGACGATCGACGCGGGCACGGCGGCCGGCGACGGCGTCGCGCCGTCGTACGTGATGGGTGACGGCAACTGCGGCTCGTCGACGACGGCCCTGCCGACCGCCGAGACGCGGTGGACGATCGACGCGCCCGCCGTGGCCGTGCTGCCGACGCTCGGCTCCGGCGAGGCGACCCTCAGCTTCGACGTCGGTTCGAACTCCATCGACTCCTCCTTCGTGAACCTGCTCTTCGTCAACGGCGTCCGTTACGTGCTCGGCGGCGACTTCGTGAGCGAGCGCGCGAACGTCGTGATCCCCAACGAGTGGCTGCTTCCCGGCTGGAACACCATCGACGTCGTCACCGGAACGCAGCCGAACGCCTGCAACCGCGACGACTTCGTGATCTCCAACGTCTCGCTCACGCCCGCCTCGGGCACGGCGAGCGGCCAGCGACTCAAGTCCACGTACGCGATGGGCGACGGCACGTGCGGCTCGAACATCAACTCGTTCCGCGAGATCGACCTGCACTTCGTCGTCGAGGGCGCCACCGCCCAAGGCCTGCGCGCCGAGCTCGACACGACGGCCATCGCCGACGGCGCGCACGTGCTCGCCGCGGCATCCACCACCGGCGAGACCGCGACCCGGCAGCTGCTGACCGACAACACGGCGCCCGCGATCTCCGCGAGCACGCCGGGGGCCGGCGCCACCATCGACTCGTCGGTCGCGCTCGACGTGCAACTCGACGACGCTTCGGGGCTCATGGGCACTCCCGAGCTCACGCTCGACGGGGAGCCCGTCACCCTCGGGTCGCTCGTCGGACCGGGGCTCGGCGCCGGCGACCACACCATCGCCGTGACCGCGACCGACGCGCTCGGCAACCAGGCGACGCGCGAGGTCGTGTTCGCCTCGGCGGGCATCCCCGGCGTGCCGGCCGACCTCGCTCCCGAGTCGGGTGCCACCGACGTGTCGGGCACGGTCACGCTCGAGGCGACCGTCGGCGAGCCCGACGGCGGCGACGTGGCGGCGACGTTCACGCGGGCCGAGATCCTCACGCCGAACCAGGGCTGGCAGGGGTCGTCGACCGAGGTGCCGACGAGCCTCACCGTTCCGGGTGAGGCGAAGGTAGGCGACACGAAGGCGCTCGCGCCCGGCGACGGCGTGACGCTCGACTCGCCCGCGAGCCGTGAGGTCGCGTACCAGCGCTTCGACGTGCAGGTGAAGGGCCAGGTCGCCGAACCGGTCCTGCGCTGGGAGGGCGTCATCGACCCGACCCGCGTCGTCTCGCTGCGGGCGTGGAACCTCCAGACCGCCGCCTGGGACGTGCTCGCGAGCTCGCGAGGCGCACTCGACGGCAACACCGTGCTCACCGCGATCGTCGACGCGCGCTACCTCGACCGGCAGCAGGTGCACGTCATGGTCACCGGCGAGGACCCCTTCGCCGACGAGCTCGACGCCGGCGTCGAGGGCTTCGCCGACCCGTCGTCGTACGACTTCTCGATCGCGCACTTCACCGACACGCAATACCTCTCCGAGGGTGCGGTCGAGCAGGAGACCGAGGCGGAGCGTGCGATCTGGGAGCGGGCCTACGGCGAGACCACCCGGTGGATCGCGGAGAACGCCGGCGAGCGCAAGATCGAGTACGTCGCGCACACGGGCGACATCATCGAGAACAACATCCGCACGCCGGCGGATGAGGCGATGATGCAGCAGGTGATCGGCGAGTTCGAGGTGTCGTCACGTCAGCAGCAGGTGCTGGATGACGCGGGCGTGACGAACCAGGTCATCGCCGGCAACCACGACAACCGTTCGGGCAGCGAGAACGGTGCGGGGGCGATGTACAACCAGTACTTCGGTCCCGACCGCTACGCGGCGGCAGACGACCTGTGGATCGACGCCGAATACGGCGGTCCGTGGCGCGAGGGCGACAACCAGAACAACTACACGCTGTTCTCGGCTGGCGGGCTCGAGTTCGTCTCGGTCGGCCTGTCGTACGGGGTCACGCGCGAGGAGGCCGAGTGGGCGAACTCGATCTACCAGCGCTATGCCGACCGCAACGGCATCCTGCTCTCGCACGACTACCTCGCGGCGAGCCCGCAGCGCGACGGCCGCAACTCGGGCTTCGCGGCCCCCGACGGCTCGATGCTCTACAAGACGGTCGTGGAGGCGAACCCGAACGTGTTCCTCATCCTCGCCGGTCACGTGCACGGCGTGGGGACGAACGTCAAGCCCGAGGTCGGCCAGGTCGGCCACGGCGTCGTCGAGCTGCTCGCCGACTACCAGGCCTACACGGTCACGGCCGAGGAGCTGGGACTCACCGAGATCGGCGGCTACCAGCCGACCGACCGGCTGCGGTTCGGCGCGAGCTACCTGCGCCTGCTGCAGTTCGACGTGGATCGAGCCGAGATGATCGTCGACACGTACTCGCCGTTCCTCGACGACTTCGGGGCGGGCGAGTACGACCCGGCGCTGCGGTACGACCCGCAGGCGGACAACATGGTGCTCCCCGTCGACATCACCTCGCGCACGACGAGCTTCCACACGGACTCGCTCGCGCTCTTCAACCCGGTCGCGGTGATCGGTGAGACGACCGCCGCGTCGGGCGGTGTCGCCTCGGTGGAGTGGCGCGGGCTCAAGCCCGCCACCGCGTACGCCTGGTTCGTCGTGGCGCGCTCCACGGGCGGCGGCGCGACGCCGTCGCTGCCGAGCGTCTTCGTGACCACGGATGAGCGCGGCGAGAAGGGCAGGCTCGCGCCGGAGCTCGCGCCGTACGCGACGCCGACGCCGAGCCCGTCGCCGACGCCGAGCCCGTCGCCGACGCCGACACCGTCGCCGACACCGACCGCGCCGGCCACCGGCGCGCCGACCGCGCCCGAGCCGACGGAGGTCGCGCCGGGCGAGTGA